A region from the Candidatus Binatota bacterium genome encodes:
- a CDS encoding DUF465 domain-containing protein: METQDEELIESLTPGDADLKSAYEKHLSLKARVDELERLEYLSDLQELECAELKKKKLAEKDRVMRILSDHRREREVGQSQSA, encoded by the coding sequence GCTCATAGAGAGCCTGACACCTGGAGACGCGGATCTGAAAAGTGCTTACGAAAAGCACTTGAGTTTGAAAGCCAGGGTAGACGAGCTTGAGAGACTTGAATACCTCAGCGACTTGCAGGAATTGGAATGCGCTGAGCTGAAGAAGAAGAAACTTGCCGAGAAAGACAGGGTCATGCGCATCCTGTCCGACCACCGGCGCGAACGCGAAGTGGGTCAGAGCCAATCGGCCTGA